The window CgcagcctatccgaaactcacccgagccctcggggctccaaaccaaacatgcacacaagtcccaaaacatcatacgaactcgctcacgtgatcaaaacaccaaaataacacctaaaactacgaatcagacaccaaatcaaatgtaatttttaagaaaactttaaaacttttattttcacaaccgaacgtccgaatcacgtcaaatcaactccgtttcacaccaaatttgacagacaagtaataaatattatagtagacctgtaccgggctccagaactaaAATACTAACCCCGTATCAATAAGAccaaacatcagtaaattctttaaatcatcaaactttcaaacttttaaatttttcatcaaaattctatatctcgagctagggacctcggaattcgattacgggcatacgcccaggtcccaaattacaatacggacctaccgggactgtcaaaatatggGTCCGGGTCCATTTACTCAAAactttgaccgaagtcaactcaaattaatttttaaggcaaaatatcatatttttcacagtttttaacataaaagctttccgaaaacacgcccggactacgcacgcaactcgaggagggtaaaattaagatttttaaggctttagatcacagaattaggttttaaaatacaacatgacctatcgggtcatcacagctAACATGCTTGAAGGTTGTACATAATCTTCGCTGCGAGATTGATCATTGCGGTACGAACTTTTTGGGTGGTgcaatgcgttggggagttggTGGAATAATTTTTGCAGAATATTGCATTTCtaaattttcttataacaacagctaccatGCCATCATCCAAATGGCACCGTTCAAAGCTTTATATGGcaagagatgtagatctcccattggacgGTTGGAAATTGGGGTAGCATAGTTAATAGGGCCATACCtcgtacatcaggctatggagaaggttatgACCATTAAAGAACaattgaaaactgctcagagttgccagaagtcctattcggatgtacgTCACAGATATTTagagttcaaagaggatgattgggtattcttgaaggtttacctcttgaagggtataatgcgattcgggaagaaggggaaATTGATTTCGAGGTATATTGGACCGTAAAAAATCATTAAGAGGATTGGTCAAGTGTCTTACAGGCACGAGCTACTTCCAGAGATGTCCTTAGTGCACccggtttttcacgtgtctatgttgaagaaggttaTTGGAGACATGTCGCTTATTGCCCCGCTTGAGACTATTGAAGtcaatgaagaattgacttatgaggagattcTGGTTTTCATTCATGATAGACAaatccgaaagttgaggaataaagagattTCCTCCGCGAAAGTggtatggcgaaaccaacaagttgaagaggccacttgggaggccgaggaagagatgaagaagaaatacacttatttgtttgaatgactaaGTAGTTGtgttttaagaaaatattaagaGCTCTACACTTGTACAATTTATGTTAAAGATGTTCTTTTTGGTAGTATAATGCTTACGAGGTTATGGTTGGTATTTTTCTAATGTTATGTTAAGTCATTAGATTATGAATATGTCGTTAGGATTGGTTTATGGGTACTCTGACATGTGGATAGGCATAAATACAAGGGAGACTCtaccgaaatttttgaaaatttagggagttagtcaaaaattagAACTGCTTGTGTGTGAATTAAGAGTTGAGTCACATTAGGTGCCGATGGCAgactttgaccctcattcgaggacaaataatcctaagtgggggaggatgtaaggcacCGTAAAATTGTACCAAGGATTCAAGGTTTTGTGGTACCGAGGTAGGCTAACATGCTTGAAGAAAGTGGTACAGACGTTTTGGATAGTGCAATGCATTGGGGTGCTGGTGGAATAATTTTTGCAGAACATGGCATACTAAGCGACTGCAGAACTACTCTGCGGACCACAGAtctgccgcagagtgaagcagaagaAAACACAaattttggaggtcattttgcggtccattatgcgaccgtattaTCATTTCGCGGGCCACACTTCTATCGTAGATCCAATGTGAGAAAATTCTGAAGGGAGATTCTGCGGTGCGTTGTGAGACTGCATAACTGATCTGCGAACTACAGATCAACCGCAGACTAGATCAGACCAGCTTAGTTTTTGGGGACCATTTCGCGGTCAACTTTGCagatcgcataactgttttgcggtcCAGTCTCCGGCCGCATACCCGACACGAAAATtgaatttgtgggattttctaacCAAACCCTATTTTCTAACCAGACCACTTTTGAAGGGAAATTTGAATATTTTAAGAGGGAGGGAGGaactagagagagaaggaggagctccaCCATCTTTCACTTCAATTTTTTGCTCAAgccttggagaattcacaaggaaggCTTGCAAAATTGTCTactaaagaggtaaggttctagccctagctctcaatttcaaaatTGGGCTGAAGATAGGTAATAGGGAATATGGTTCATGAGAATAGAAGTTGGTTAAATATGTGTGCATGTGCCAGTGAAGGTGGTTGGGAGGTTGTAGAACATATATGGGACCTTTTGATGTGGGGATTGATTGTGGGGTGAAGAAACATCACCATAGGACCCTATAGTCGAAATTACAACCCTAGTGCTCGATGAAATACCTTAGTAGATGAACCTATGAATCTCTTCCTaactatggttcaattttgtcatATCTCTAATAGTTTGAAGTTGCTAGAagtttcggaacgttgtagtaatctaaggaaagctcaagcgaggtatgttggctaaacatctcctgtagaatcgaattccatgatatTCTCATAGTTTCAAGCATAATTTCTAATCTTCTGAGCCATTCCCAATAAGTCGAGTTATTCCAAGTGAGCATTATGTCGAAAGTCATATACTCTAATGCGTCCCAATTTTTCCTATCATATAATGCTCTCCTTCGGAAAATTATTCAGAATGACTAGTATATCAAAATGATATGACTTAaattcatgtttcaattgcaaatTTATTATGCCTTATTTTGGAAGGAAAACTCAATGTGTTTAAAACTCTTGTTGCTCATATGCATATTTAATGTCTTGATTCCAAAATGCTCTTATTGTTGTTAACCTATGATGATACatgaaagtgaaagaagagagTATGAAATATAAAATGCGGCCATCGTTCCAAGAATGAAAATCTCACTTGAGGCCAATAGTGCCAAGGAAATTAAAGGAAGTGTGAAGATTATGAAATGTGCTGTAAttcctttatataataaattttctGGGAGTATCATTTGGCCACCGAGGAACGATATGTTGAAATAACCTAAacccgaaactacacatgccggtgtagcaGTGATTGTGGGGTAAATCCCCGTGATTGATGTGTTGAATtaattccccttaattgggatgaaattgatgtgttgagattattccccttaactgggatgagatgattgctagcaaaAGATGATGTTGACCCACATGACATTGTGATGAGACGGTTTAGCTGATCAAgtagagatcggacgccatgtcgcgcacatggtggtgttgtgctTTGATGTCGAGCCTCATActttggggtgagacggcttagtcaATTGGGCAGTGATTGGACTCTGTGCTATAAACACAgtggtgtatcggtactaaagatcttccaacttaaagataTTCATATTTACTTGAACATTTATCTTTCTCTTAACTTGACGTTTTAATTTTGTTTGAGGATCTCATTGATGTCATGTTTCTCTCCTTTTGAAATGTTACttcattgagagggtgtttaaccttacatactagtactattccatatgtactaatatcCCTTTATTCCATGGAcgttgcatctttaatagatATAGGTCGTTTTGTAGCAGGCGGCATCTACAAGTGATAGtggtacaccctcttctcagTTGACTTAGTGAGCCACACTTCATATCGGGGTCTTGTGCCTTTTGCTTCTTGTGTATAGTGTTtagaggtatagctggggccttgtcgccggcactaTCATATTACTCTTTTATATCAATTAGAGGTTCCGTACACATAGTGTGAGGTGTATTTTTGATTGGGCCAAACAAACTATAAATGTTGTATTTGTCAAATATATGTCCACATTCAAACTacgaacttgtaatattttgggaaatcgTAAATGAAATTACTAATGGTAATAAAATTGGTGGTGTATACGTCATTCTCTCATTGTCTAGCATGTGATATTTATAGTCACATTACTCATGGGTAGGGTCGAGTAGAAAGCAtgaagtaggcttgcttgactgggacaTCTCGGTTCAGCACCGATTGCGCTCCCGAAGGTCGGGGCCTGACATATAATAAGATCATATgaaactacaacaacaactaagTACCGAAAAGTTCACAACATAACACCAAGAAAAACGAACATGCAGTATTCAACTTGGAAACTCAAACTCAAACGAAGTAAAATTGGAAGCCTAGTATCCGAGAGTTAGTCTCCCGTATAGAAAGACAAGGATTCCAAAAAGTATAAACACACAACCAATTTGAAAGTCAATCAATCCGGCTAAGCAAAGATGAGTAGTACAAGAAACGAGTAAAGCGGTTTGGCAAGTAAAAACAAGTATCAAATGGAGGCATTTAATAAGTAAAAACATGTAATAAGTAGAGGCATGTCGTAAGTAAAAGCATCTATTAAGTGAAGGCATGTAGTAAGTAAAGGAATATAACAGGTCAAGGCATCTAATAAATAAATCACTTAACGGATAGAGGCATGTAACATGTAAGGGCTAATAACAAGAAAAGGCATGAATTCAAAAGGACATGAATAGACGTAAATCAAGTAGAAGTGCAAGAGTAACAATAACATACAAGGTAGGAATATGGATATAGTAGAAACATGCCAAATAGAAAACATAGAGGTAACTGCATAAGGAACACAAGCGTGAAAGTAACATACAAAACAACAAATATTAATAGAAACCGAAGTAGAGTGCATGTAAGTGTTTAACGTTCGAGTAATCATAACAAAAATCCAGCTCCCGTTATTTTCACACTGAAACAACCAATCGGCCAATTGTATTTCAATTCACACGGCAATACTCATCGTGCTTACATCATATCAATCTGCACAGAAATACCCCTAGTTCCAAACATTACCCTAAGGCCCCAATCATCAACTCTTAGTACGGATAAGGAAGCTCAAGTAGCATGACAATAACATATATAGATGGGTGTTCATGATGCTATGGTCAAATTAAGTATCTAAACAATCTCAAAGACAACACATTAAATCCTTCTAAGATGCCATACATTCTAATATGATTCCTAACACAGATAATTAAGTTTATTAGTCATAGAATTAAATGAAGCAAAAATCAAGGAATCAAAGAGCTCTACAACACACAAAGAGGCAAATAGTTCTCCCTGCTGAGCATGaaaaccctggcacatgcatatacgttCGTCACCTCGTATACGCATCTCTCccacatgtagcaaacaatatcatttaCTAGGAAAACTTCTCTCAACAAATCTAGGCAAGGAACTTACCTCCAACAAGTTAAACCAATACTCTGAAAATGCCTTCTCGCCCGAGTCGACCTCcgcacgactcaaatctagccaaaaataactctaGGATTTATCGTAATAGTAGTTGAGCACCCGCAAGTCAAAATTACAATGTGTCTCCTAATACGCACACCCTTTTCAAGCAATGCCATGAGTTACTACCCACATGGAGTACCTCCTCTATCATACTATCATATGAAAACTCGAGGATCCCATTCTCAGCTCAGAATCACAAGTAGGATAGACATACCATCAACCAAAAAGCTTCCACTAACTCAATCCCATAGAACAAAAATCACAACACGTAATGAACTCACCATGCCTGTAGAGTACATCAACTGCAAGTTGTGGCCCAACCATCGCAAACTCTTTGAAACCTACTTGCACATAATCAAATCATTAGAATTAAATCCCTCTAAATAAACCAAGTCAAATAGACGGCCCAAAGGCAGAAGTACCTCAACATGAAAATGCATGCACCGAAGAACCCTTTAATGAATCTGAAGTTGCTTCTTTCACCTTTATAATGCCGCAATGTAGAATCAATAATGATATATAAACAACACAAGTCTCGGCACCATCCAATGCAAGCCCCAAGTCTTATCCAAATGTAAGTCAGAAAATTCATAAATACCACATATGATTCCTGAGCCCGTCAGAACCTTCTCGAAATTCATTAACCCATGTCCTCGCACATGAATATCCAAAAGAAGCAACCAAATGATTCCTTTTTCCTTGCGCAATACATCCACAATGAGTATCAAACTTGAATCATCCCAAGACCTCTATATGCCCATAAGGCGTAGTACATCATATATCTAATCGATCCCGTGCTCGAAATCTTCCTCGATGAAATCTTTCTCAAATCATAGAAAATCCACAAGAACATCCTAGTCCAAGAACTAATATAACACGTGACCATGTAATCTGATCATCGAtaatagactcccccacttggctcgtaGCCATAGTAAACATCATCTAATAACCACATTACTCTTGCTTCATAACTTTTATGATCCCATTCTACTattcaactaaattcttcatAAACCCATGTAATCACTAGTCATCAAACACTCCAAAGACTCTGCCGAGTGTATactcatcctcgtgatagtcgtGCAAATCTCTCAAATGATCCAAAATCCAGCCGTAGCGCATACATCCCACTGGATAGAAGAAAAACTCTTCACACGAACATCATAAGAATCACAAAATCCTAGAGCATCCCGCAAGAGATAATCCACCCGCTTAGCCTTAAATTGGCCTCTGTCTATGACTCTATCATGGTTACCACGGCTATGCAATTACTTAATATTCCCAAGTCCATACTCATCGACCAGATACAAGAATCTGCTACTTCCCATACATGAACAACTGAAAGATCTACCAGTATATAGTCTTCCAAGACTAGACAACATAACGCaatgataatcaagcatccatagcccTTCATAGTCATCGGTGCATAGTACATACCGAGTGCGCAACATCACATACGAGTGAATGGAATCAAATCGAAGATACAGGCATAGTGCTGTGTAAATCcaaatcatagtggctcatgacttataCAACTAGTCCTTGGGATGTCATATAGATGTCAGTTATTTTCATTCTTGTTGTTATAGATCCTTCATTAGAGTTACCTTATTctatgtttggcttacctagcattgGGGTTAGtttccatcacgactaggtggattttgggtcgtgacaagttggtgtctgagctctaggttcataggttctacgagtcatgagcaagtatctagtagagatATGTAGaccggtatgatgacatccatacctatctttaaGAGGCTATAGGCCATCGAGGAAACTTCTCATCTTTCTCTCCTTATCGCGCGACCGATGtgaaaaataaatacaatatttgtttgaagTTTACATGAACAGAATTGAAATCCTAAACTACGATGAATAAGAGGTAGCTTGAATTTGGAACGTTGGTACCTCATCAATGCAAGGCTTCGTCTTACACAGCTACACAACTCaaagatctgcatgcaaggtgcaaaagtgtagtatgagtacaaccgaccccttcTGGTCCTCAGCATCATCGGATCGTCGACAAGTTGGGTATGTTTTCTAccccctccaacttgaggggggaTGTTTGAACCAAAAATTGTATGGCTAATAAATTGAGCAGTTTACTctcagaagaaagaaagaagacgACTCTGTTCGATACAAACAAGAAAGAAAATCTTAAGAAGTCAAAGTCTCATTATATAATTCAAACCAATCACAATCGTCCATTGAAGACCCATGTGGATGCATCTGGAATGTccattttatttaataaataatgTGCTGGAAAATGTTTGAAGTCTCCAGCCTCTTCTAGAAGGAAGTAACAGATGATTAGTCATGTATGTCTAGTTTTGCATTTTGTATAGATTCCTTTAGTTTGTTATTTTAGACTCAATTAGGAATAGACACATGTATAAGTCTGTTAGacaattttgtatttttctttctcaACAATTTGTATATATAGGATATTGTACACTAAATACAATCATCAATATACAAGAAAAACATTTCCTATATTCTCTAAATTTCATCAGCAAATGGCAATACTTGTGGGATCAGTTGTTGTTTTGGAATATAACCATCCCCTGCAGTTGCCTTTGAAGCTGGAAGTCCTATATATACCTTTTATTTGGCACTAACGATGTCCATTGATTCCATGAGTTCTTGAAATTGTCAGGACTTCCAGAATTAAACTCATATTGAGGGCTTTTGTAGAATTGAACCCAAACATAGTCAAAAAGGCCAGTATTAAGTGTTTTTCCTAGCCATTGGTCAGGTAATGGACTGAGGTCTGCAGTTAAGTAAAACTCTTTTTCCTTGTTGGCTATAACTTGACAATTTTCGAGCTAGTGCTGCATAGTATTGCTATTGTTCCTTTTCAATATCAGAATCTGTTCCACCGAGCATTGCATTGCCTAGTGATCGAGAATTTGATAGGCCTCCTAGAAAATTGTTCCATAATATAGTAATCAACTCTATAAGTAACAAACCTTAATCCCTTGGCTCCATTTTCAGCGAGGTTGCTCGTTCATCCGAATCCGGTTTCGTCGAGGCTGTTCGAATTTCATTCGACGTCTTGTTCTCCTTCGAGTTGTAGCCAGCACTTTCCTTCTGTAATTCAAACTTGGAGATTTTTTTATCAATATAGTGAAGAAAGTTTTTCACCTCAAAGGTCCATTTCTTTTCTATTTCAGTAATGTTTATTGCTGTGCTCCAGTCATATCTCTTTGAATTGTAGTTCttaattgactttatttggcaTGAATTTTTATCATAATATtctgtgtttagttgttttccaTGATTAGTTGATGTTGTTGCCTAACTTTTGACAGCCACCGGATGAAGGGTAGCAATGGCCTACTAAGTTGATTTGAGGAGTTTTGGCGAGTCCATTACTCATATGGTCACTCAACTTTCCAAAATTATCTACCAAAGTCATCTTTCTTTCGTTTGTAATaacaaagtcacttaactatgcctatagcactcagaaggtcactcaactagatttaTCAAACATTTGATagccaaatacctattttaccctctaaattatcaacttttatcatttgctttttttttttactttttaatattatAAGTTTTCTCTTTTTAATCAACATTTAGACTTACCTATAgaacaaaatattttatttaaaaatatatatatatttttctagCATGTATAATGtcgaaataataatataattgggCATAATATTCAAGAATATGTAATGTATATTACAAAAAtacctttattttaaataataattttctatagtacgtgcatggaatatatattttaaaacttttattttctttcattctttattgtgtaaataaatttt is drawn from Nicotiana tomentosiformis chromosome 12, ASM39032v3, whole genome shotgun sequence and contains these coding sequences:
- the LOC138902593 gene encoding uncharacterized protein, whose product is MEKVMTIKEQLKTAQSCQKSYSDVRHRYLEFKEDDWVFLKVYLLKGIMRFGKKGKLISRHELLPEMSLVHPVFHVSMLKKVIGDMSLIAPLETIEVNEELTYEEILVFIHDRQIRKLRNKEISSAKVVWRNQQVEEATWEAEEEMKKKYTYLFE